A single Cyclopterus lumpus isolate fCycLum1 chromosome 3, fCycLum1.pri, whole genome shotgun sequence DNA region contains:
- the LOC117727489 gene encoding BTB/POZ domain-containing protein 1-like isoform X2 produces the protein MATGSGGGGGLASNHDGQEAAAFNSVQSGVGAVLSNVPASGSARSASPPALGLHREPMYNWQATKSSLKERFAFLFNNELLSDVRFIVGKGRQAQRIPAHKFVLAAGSAVFDAMFNGGMATTSTEIELPDVEPAAFLALLRFLYSDEVHIGPETVMTTLYTAKKYAVPALESHCVEFLTKHLRADNAFMLLTQARLFDEPQFASLCLDTIDKSTADAINAEGFTDIDLDTLCAVLQRDTLSIRENRLFGAVVRWAEAECYRQQLPPTSENKQKVLGKALPLIRFPLMTVEEFAAVNPKPRVDYIDRPRCCLRGEECSINRFQQVESRWGYSGTSDRIRFNVNKRISIVGFGLYGSIHGPTDYQVNIQILESDKRITLGQNDTGFNCDGTANTFRVMFKEPVEILPNVSYTACATLKGPDSHYGTKGLKKVTQESATGTKTTFLFFSSPGNNNGTSVEDGQIPEIIYYI, from the exons ATGGCGACCgggagcggcggcggcggcggcttaGCGTCAAACCATGACGGTCAGGAGGCAGCAGCGTTCAACTCGGTTCAGTCTGGAGTCGGAGCGGTGCTCTCCAACGTGCCAGCCTCCGGTTCTGCCCGGTCCGCCTCCCCGCCCGCCCTCGGCCTTCACCGGGAGCCCATGTACAACTGGCAGGCGACGAAGAGCTCCCTGAAGGAGCGCTTCGCCTTCCTCTTCAACAACGAGCTGCTCAGCGATGTCCGGTTCATCGTGGGGAAGGGCAGACAGGCCCAGAGGATACCGGCCCACAAATTCGTCCTGGCCGCCGGCAGTGCCGTGTTTGATGCCATGTTCAACGGTGGGATGGCCACGACCTCGACTGAAATAGAGCTGCCGGATGTGGAGCCCGCAGCCTTCCTCGCCCTGCTCAG GTTCTTGTATTCGGACGAGGTCCACATTGGTCCTGAGACTGTGATGACGACTCTGTATACGGCAAAGAAGTACGCGGTCCCTGCTCTGGAGAGCCACTGTGTGGAGTTCCTCACCAAGCACCTCAGAGCCGACAACGCGTTCATGCTCCTCACTCAG GCAAGGTTATTTGACGAGCCTCAATTTGCCAGTCTGTGCTTGGACACCATAGACAAAAGCACTGCGGATGCAATAAACGCAGAGGGTTTTACAGATATTGACCTTG ACACCTTATGTGCAGTGCTACAAAGGGACACTCTCAGCATCAGGGAGAACCGCTTGTTCGGGGCGGTGGTACGCTGGGCAGAGGCCGAGTGTTACAGACAACAGCTTCCCCCGACCTCTGAGAACAAACAGAAGGTTCTGGGCAAAGCCCTCCCGCTCATTCGCTTCCCGCTCATGACCGTGGAGGAGTTTGCTGCAG TAAACCCCAAACCACGGGTCGACTACATCGACAGGCCCCGCTGCTGCCTCAGGGGGGAGGAGTGCAGCATTAATAGGTTCCAGCAGGTTGAGAGTCGATGGGGGTACAGTGGTACCAGCGACAGAATCAG ATTCAATGTTAATAAAAGAATATCCATAGTGGGTTTTGGCCTGTATGGTTCAATACATGGACCCACAGACTATCAGGTCAACATACAG ATCTTAGAGAGCGACAAGCGCATTACACTGGGGCAGAACGACACAGGCTTCAACTGTGACGGCACAGCAAACACGTTCAGAGTGATGTTCAAAGAGCCTGTGGAAATCCTACCCAATGTCAGCTACACTGCATGTgccaccttaaag GGCCCAGACTCTCATTATGGCACAAAGGGGTTAAAGAAAGTGACCCAGGAATCAGCGACGGGGACCAAGacaacgtttttgttttttagctcACCAGGAAACAACAACGGTACATCAGTGGAGGATGGGCAGATCCCAGAGATAATCTACTACATCTAG
- the LOC117727489 gene encoding BTB/POZ domain-containing protein 1-like isoform X1: protein MATGSGGGGGLASNHDGQEAAAFNSVQSGVGAVLSNVPASGSARSASPPALGLHREPMYNWQATKSSLKERFAFLFNNELLSDVRFIVGKGRQAQRIPAHKFVLAAGSAVFDAMFNGGMATTSTEIELPDVEPAAFLALLRFLYSDEVHIGPETVMTTLYTAKKYAVPALESHCVEFLTKHLRADNAFMLLTQARLFDEPQFASLCLDTIDKSTADAINAEGFTDIDLDTLCAVLQRDTLSIRENRLFGAVVRWAEAECYRQQLPPTSENKQKVLGKALPLIRFPLMTVEEFAAGPAQSGILFDREVVNLFLHFTVNPKPRVDYIDRPRCCLRGEECSINRFQQVESRWGYSGTSDRIRFNVNKRISIVGFGLYGSIHGPTDYQVNIQILESDKRITLGQNDTGFNCDGTANTFRVMFKEPVEILPNVSYTACATLKGPDSHYGTKGLKKVTQESATGTKTTFLFFSSPGNNNGTSVEDGQIPEIIYYI, encoded by the exons ATGGCGACCgggagcggcggcggcggcggcttaGCGTCAAACCATGACGGTCAGGAGGCAGCAGCGTTCAACTCGGTTCAGTCTGGAGTCGGAGCGGTGCTCTCCAACGTGCCAGCCTCCGGTTCTGCCCGGTCCGCCTCCCCGCCCGCCCTCGGCCTTCACCGGGAGCCCATGTACAACTGGCAGGCGACGAAGAGCTCCCTGAAGGAGCGCTTCGCCTTCCTCTTCAACAACGAGCTGCTCAGCGATGTCCGGTTCATCGTGGGGAAGGGCAGACAGGCCCAGAGGATACCGGCCCACAAATTCGTCCTGGCCGCCGGCAGTGCCGTGTTTGATGCCATGTTCAACGGTGGGATGGCCACGACCTCGACTGAAATAGAGCTGCCGGATGTGGAGCCCGCAGCCTTCCTCGCCCTGCTCAG GTTCTTGTATTCGGACGAGGTCCACATTGGTCCTGAGACTGTGATGACGACTCTGTATACGGCAAAGAAGTACGCGGTCCCTGCTCTGGAGAGCCACTGTGTGGAGTTCCTCACCAAGCACCTCAGAGCCGACAACGCGTTCATGCTCCTCACTCAG GCAAGGTTATTTGACGAGCCTCAATTTGCCAGTCTGTGCTTGGACACCATAGACAAAAGCACTGCGGATGCAATAAACGCAGAGGGTTTTACAGATATTGACCTTG ACACCTTATGTGCAGTGCTACAAAGGGACACTCTCAGCATCAGGGAGAACCGCTTGTTCGGGGCGGTGGTACGCTGGGCAGAGGCCGAGTGTTACAGACAACAGCTTCCCCCGACCTCTGAGAACAAACAGAAGGTTCTGGGCAAAGCCCTCCCGCTCATTCGCTTCCCGCTCATGACCGTGGAGGAGTTTGCTGCAG GGCCTGCCCAGTCTGGAATATTGTTCGATCGGGAGGTGGTAAATCTGTTTTTACACTTTACAGTAAACCCCAAACCACGGGTCGACTACATCGACAGGCCCCGCTGCTGCCTCAGGGGGGAGGAGTGCAGCATTAATAGGTTCCAGCAGGTTGAGAGTCGATGGGGGTACAGTGGTACCAGCGACAGAATCAG ATTCAATGTTAATAAAAGAATATCCATAGTGGGTTTTGGCCTGTATGGTTCAATACATGGACCCACAGACTATCAGGTCAACATACAG ATCTTAGAGAGCGACAAGCGCATTACACTGGGGCAGAACGACACAGGCTTCAACTGTGACGGCACAGCAAACACGTTCAGAGTGATGTTCAAAGAGCCTGTGGAAATCCTACCCAATGTCAGCTACACTGCATGTgccaccttaaag GGCCCAGACTCTCATTATGGCACAAAGGGGTTAAAGAAAGTGACCCAGGAATCAGCGACGGGGACCAAGacaacgtttttgttttttagctcACCAGGAAACAACAACGGTACATCAGTGGAGGATGGGCAGATCCCAGAGATAATCTACTACATCTAG